The Juglans regia cultivar Chandler chromosome 6, Walnut 2.0, whole genome shotgun sequence genome contains the following window.
ACACTACTACTAACACCATTTGTTTTCTATGTAAAACAAAAGTAGTTTTTGTGAGGGGGTGTTATCCCCTAGGCCAGACCAAGAGAAGGGACCGGGGTCCCTGGGCCGGACCAAGAGAAGGGTCTGGGCTCGATCCAGATATGAGGTTTGGGCTGGGCCGAGCATACTCAAGAGGCCCAAATAGAAGGGATGGTCAGACAGGAAACAATGACAAACATATGGCATGAGGGACAACCTGACACCCCACTAGTTGACAGACAGAGACATTCTCTAACCCTAAACATCGGCACCCAGACATGACAGGAAGGTAGGAACGCCTGGCTGGGACCATACCGCATTAATGAGACGGGAAGAGTTATGAAGGGGAAGTACGCCGCATTCAATGCGACTTGGGGCTCGGTACGCACAATGTGAGGCCTTGTGTCAGTGGCAATACCTTGAGTTCCAGCAGGGGCCATGCTGCATTAATGAGATGGAGAGAGCCATGAGGGGAAGGCACTCCACATTCAATGCATCACAGGGCTCGGTACGCTCAACGTGAGGCCTTGTGTCAGAAGCAGTCACCGTCAAACCTAAGTGGCCTGTAGCACGGCAGGTGGACGACATGAACATCCAATCTCATACAGAGTGACACACCCACTACCATGAAGGCCAAACAGTCAGGTATAAATAGAATCCTCCCACGATAAGTAAAGGGGTTAATATCTACATACATTCTTAGTACAACTCTCCCTAAGATATTCTCCCTTCATCTCCTTCACTGAGACTAACTTGAGCGTTGGAGGTACCACGGACCTTGAGCTCACCATTCATCATCTTATCAGGAACCGTACGCCAAGCCTCAATAGCGTGGAGTTGCCTAGGCagcgaaacacgacattaacagtTGCGCCGTTTGTGGGATCTCATTTCCTATAAACAACGTGTTCTTCGTATGCCAGCAACAATGCACTCTCAAGCCTCTCAACGTGAACAAGAACAACCCAAAGCAATGGAAGGAAGAATCAACAAGCAAGCTGCAAAAATACAGAAACTCATGGAAGAGATGACCACCCTTTGCCAGGAAAATATCGCCTTACGAAGGGGCGAAGGAGAATCGAAGGGAGGCCAACAAAGCCACAACTCTAAGACAGAGGCAGCCAAAGACGAACAACGTAAGGTGGACCTCTGGCTCCAGAAACTTGAGAACAAATACGATGAGGTGGTCAAACTAGTAGACCCGCTATCCACAGCGGACAAACTGCTCACGAGCGTCAAAGTACCATATAATGCCGAAGTTATGGCGGTCCCTCTACCACCAAGGTTCAAAGTTCCGCAGATAGATGTGTACGACTAATCAAAAGACCCCTTTAGAACATCTGGAAACTTTCAAGGCCCATATGACCCTACATGGATTTTCGAGCAAAGTCGTGTGTAAGGAGTTCCACCTCACATTGAAGGGAGCGGCAAGAGCATGGTTCGAGGCTCTATTGCCCGGGACCATCATCAACTTCACCAAGCTAGCTTGTTTCTTCTTGACACAGGTCATGGCGAGCCGGAAAATGAGGCGGCCTGCTGCCTACCTCCTAATGGTAAAGCAAAGGGACGATGAAAGCCTAAAGTCATACATATCTCGATTCGATAGAGAGTGCATTACAACATATGACCAAGATGAGAAAATCACCCTAGCAGCATTGTTGGGGGGAATTTGGCCTTGCAACCCCTTCATGACAGAGATCGCACAAAGGACTCCGACTTTGTTGAGGGAGTTCATGGACCACGCTGACGGATTTATAAATGCTGAAGACATGCTCCTAGCACTGACAGCCCCTCGGTGAACTAAACTGGAAAGAGCATATAAGAAGGCAGTTGGCCAGAGTAGTGGGGCGAGTTGGGAAAGCAATAAGAAGAAAGTGCACGAAACAAAACGCAAGGAGGAGCAGCCCGCTCGTGGAAGGGGCAGACCGTGCATTCGCTCCAACCTGGCAGTGGAAACAGAAAAAGATCCAACCTCGCAGAGCGAGCGACGGCAAGACTCTGCCCGTTCCACATACTACACCAATCACAAGACTAGCGGCCACTAACCGGAGGACAACTTCAACAGGAAGCGGAAGCTGGAGGAAATGGAAGCCCTAATAGATCAACAGGGGTGACAAGAGACACGGTCAACGGCATGACGACCAGAAGAAGGGCAGAAGAGCGCCACAGAACAAGTCTACACCGAAGATGCCCGGCCAAGGGTGAAGGCCCAATAGGCAAGATTTGCACACTAGCCCGAGGATGCGCTGGAGGAGGAAGGACCACCTCGTCGGCAAGGAGGGCCCACGTTAGGAGAGCCAGGTATGAGGAAGTATTCACCACTTATAGGGCAACTGCAGGTATCAGGGGCCAGTCAACAGAGCATCTCATAACTTTCAGCGAGAAGGGTGAGGAAGGCATGCTATGCCCCCATGATGACGCCTTGATCATGATTGTGCAAATCGCCAACTACTTGACAAGGAGAGTATTGATCGACAAGGGCAGCTTTGTTGATGTCCTGTTTTGGGAGGCATTCATTCGAATGGGGATCACACCAGATCGACAGCACTGGGCCCCCACACCCCTCAAAG
Protein-coding sequences here:
- the LOC108997514 gene encoding uncharacterized protein LOC108997514 gives rise to the protein MTLHGFSSKVVCKEFHLTLKGAARAWFEALLPGTIINFTKLACFFLTQVMASRKMRRPAAYLLMVKQRDDESLKSYISRFDRECITTYDQDEKITLAALLGGIWPCNPFMTEIAQRTPTLLREFMDHADGFINAEDMLLALTAPR